Proteins from one Syntrophus gentianae genomic window:
- the cutA gene encoding divalent-cation tolerance protein CutA — MEEYVQVFTTVNREKEGIDGRTVAKALVEKKLAACVQISPMTSVYRWEGQIETEEEWRIIIKTRKNLCGDVEKVIRDLTSYVVSEFIITPIIGGSTEYMDWMEKQLLKK; from the coding sequence ATGGAAGAGTATGTGCAGGTGTTCACGACGGTAAACAGGGAAAAGGAAGGTATTGATGGCAGGACGGTTGCCAAAGCGCTCGTTGAGAAGAAACTTGCCGCCTGTGTCCAGATTTCTCCTATGACCAGCGTCTACCGATGGGAGGGACAGATTGAAACGGAAGAGGAATGGCGGATCATTATCAAAACAAGGAAAAATCTTTGTGGGGATGTGGAAAAGGTGATTCGCGACCTCACTTCCTATGTGGTTTCGGAATTTATCATCACACCGATTATCGGAGGCAGCACAGAATATATGGACTGGATGGAGAAGCAGCTGCTGAAAAAATAA
- a CDS encoding TrmH family RNA methyltransferase, whose product MTELKQINTELFPGLKDPSKAQLRLWSRLDRGKVRKETGLFLAEGYKIVSNLLDSAWKVQALLVREDKEERWIAFLKGLPANLPCYGLSIREWGTLTQDAAPEGIMAVGIAPLEKPQSDLILKEEGPLLLLSEINNPGNLGTIIRTAHWFGFSNIILSRGSVSPLNPKVIRAAMGSLFHISCLSEVDLSEVLLQLKGRYQLVGTSVQGGDRPHPCRKNTALLLGSESHGLPDSLLRRTDEQWHIPRVGGGESLSLPQAAAILMYECVHVNALSQDG is encoded by the coding sequence ATGACTGAGCTGAAGCAGATAAATACAGAGCTGTTTCCCGGACTTAAAGATCCATCAAAGGCGCAACTTCGGCTATGGAGCCGTCTGGACAGGGGAAAGGTCCGGAAGGAAACCGGTCTTTTCCTGGCGGAGGGCTATAAGATTGTATCGAATCTCCTCGATAGTGCCTGGAAAGTTCAAGCACTTCTGGTTCGGGAAGACAAGGAGGAGCGATGGATCGCCTTCCTGAAGGGGCTGCCGGCAAACCTGCCTTGTTACGGTCTTTCAATCAGGGAGTGGGGCACTCTGACTCAGGACGCCGCCCCGGAAGGGATCATGGCCGTGGGAATTGCGCCGCTGGAAAAACCGCAGTCCGATTTGATCCTCAAAGAAGAGGGGCCGCTGTTGCTGCTCTCGGAGATCAATAATCCGGGGAATCTGGGGACGATTATCCGTACGGCCCACTGGTTTGGTTTTTCAAATATTATTCTGAGCAGAGGATCTGTCTCTCCGTTAAACCCGAAGGTGATTCGGGCGGCGATGGGAAGCCTCTTTCATATTTCCTGTCTTTCGGAAGTGGATCTGTCCGAGGTTTTGCTGCAACTTAAAGGGCGTTATCAGTTGGTGGGAACTTCGGTCCAGGGGGGAGATCGTCCTCATCCCTGCAGGAAAAATACGGCATTGCTTCTGGGGAGTGAAAGCCATGGATTACCGGATTCCCTGCTGCGCAGGACCGATGAACAGTGGCATATTCCCAGGGTTGGGGGAGGGGAATCCCTCAGTCTGCCGCAAGCCGCGGCGATTCTGATGTATGAGTGCGTCCACGTCAATGCTCTTTCTCAGGATGGGTGA
- a CDS encoding cytidylate kinase-like family protein, producing the protein MAILTITKQYGSGGGVIGHAVASLLGYEYIPLHRIFEEAEKAGGELKRIAEEVSKGVPGLWEQTDWSFLAFAAFSQSIILKYSLRNNVVVMTRGGNVLLRNIPHALRVFMTAPFEARVQRIVQREEVSLQIAAMMARKADREMAVTIQQVEGANWTDPTEYDRVVDTSRKDWDAIAGSLKNDLLEREKAYSLESQKLLDMKALATRIKVKIMTSPGFLVPTLEIEMEDEVLVVSGVVRNPEQHKLIEQEIMKMAGNIPIKCNLHYRGSWPFRGI; encoded by the coding sequence ATGGCAATCCTGACGATTACCAAACAGTATGGGAGCGGTGGTGGGGTAATCGGGCATGCTGTTGCAAGCCTTCTGGGATACGAATACATCCCTCTGCACAGGATCTTTGAAGAGGCGGAAAAGGCGGGGGGAGAACTTAAGAGAATAGCTGAAGAAGTCAGTAAAGGCGTCCCCGGATTATGGGAACAGACGGACTGGTCCTTCCTGGCCTTTGCCGCCTTCAGTCAGAGTATCATCTTGAAGTATTCTCTGAGAAACAATGTTGTGGTGATGACCCGGGGCGGCAATGTTCTGTTGAGAAACATCCCCCATGCCCTGAGAGTATTCATGACCGCACCTTTTGAAGCCAGGGTGCAGCGAATTGTGCAGCGGGAAGAGGTGAGCCTGCAAATCGCGGCCATGATGGCGAGAAAGGCGGATCGTGAGATGGCGGTGACGATCCAGCAGGTCGAGGGCGCCAACTGGACGGATCCCACGGAATATGACCGGGTCGTTGATACGAGCAGGAAAGATTGGGATGCCATTGCCGGCAGCCTGAAAAACGATCTTCTGGAAAGGGAGAAGGCTTATTCGCTAGAATCCCAGAAACTTTTGGATATGAAAGCCCTGGCCACCCGGATCAAGGTAAAGATCATGACCTCCCCCGGCTTTCTTGTCCCCACCCTGGAAATAGAAATGGAAGATGAAGTCCTGGTGGTTAGTGGGGTGGTGCGCAATCCGGAGCAGCATAAGCTTATTGAACAAGAGATTATGAAAATGGCCGGAAACATTCCGATAAAATGCAACCTTCACTATCGCGGCTCATGGCCTTTCCGGGGGATCTAG
- a CDS encoding glucokinase, which yields MVLAPGTGLGEAFLVRTGGDYQAYPSEGVHVDFAPTGSEGQALLGAAVFCRNSTEKSSP from the coding sequence GTGGTCCTTGCCCCCGGTACCGGACTGGGAGAAGCATTCCTGGTTCGGACCGGGGGAGATTATCAGGCCTATCCGTCAGAAGGGGTACATGTGGATTTTGCGCCTACCGGATCTGAAGGACAGGCCCTGCTGGGGGCTGCAGTTTTCTGTCGGAATTCGACCGAAAAAAGCAGCCCTTAA
- the tkt gene encoding transketolase has product MSKTNDLEVKCINTIRFLAADAVEKAKSGHPGMPMGAAATAHTLWASHLKHNPANPQWIDRDRFVLSAGHASMLLYVMLHLTGYDLSLDDLKVFRQWESRTPGHPEYRCAPGVEVTTGPLGQGLSNAVGMAIAEAHLAARFNRPDSEVINHFTYVMASDGDLMEGVTAEACSLAGHLGLGKLIVLYDDNRVSLAGSTGLAFTEDVGKRYEAYGWQVLRVPEGNRPAAIDAALQQARADVTRPSILFVQTTIGYGAPHKQGTADSHGSPLGQDELNAAKENLGWPLEPTFFVPGEVTDFYRSAAEQGKVREAQWLQNFEHYGRQYPELAAELRRVMAGQLPDDWEKALPVYEDGAADVATRKVGETVMQALAPCIPELMGGSADLNPSCFTWLKGLGDFQRPGLSPEGVQGRVGGSWGYEGRNVHYGVREHAMGSIAVGMALHGGVVPYTATFLTFADYMRPPMRLSALMGLRVIYVFTHDSIGLGEDGPTHQPIEQVMNLRAVPNLTVIRPADAHETVEAWREALSNSEGPTALIFSRQNLPVLDQKKLAPAKGLQKGGYILWESGEGIPEVLLIGTGSEVPLVLEAGKRLAAEGIAVRVVSLPSWELFDRQPAAYREAVLPSAVRVRVAVEAGIKLGWEHYVGLDGTVIGMDGFGASAPAKVLVEKFGMTVDNVMKAAKALLHAGVLS; this is encoded by the coding sequence ATGTCGAAAACAAATGATTTGGAAGTAAAGTGTATCAATACCATTCGTTTTTTAGCCGCGGATGCCGTGGAAAAGGCGAAGTCTGGGCACCCCGGAATGCCGATGGGGGCTGCTGCCACCGCCCATACCCTCTGGGCTTCTCACCTGAAGCATAATCCCGCCAATCCACAGTGGATCGACCGGGACCGTTTTGTCCTCTCCGCAGGGCACGCCTCCATGCTTCTTTACGTCATGCTTCACCTGACCGGATACGACCTTTCCCTGGATGATCTGAAGGTCTTCCGCCAATGGGAAAGCCGGACGCCGGGCCATCCCGAATATCGCTGTGCACCGGGCGTGGAAGTGACCACGGGCCCCCTTGGGCAGGGCCTGAGCAATGCCGTGGGGATGGCGATCGCCGAAGCCCATCTGGCGGCCCGCTTCAATCGCCCCGACAGCGAGGTCATCAATCACTTCACCTATGTCATGGCCAGTGACGGCGACCTCATGGAAGGGGTCACGGCGGAGGCCTGTTCCCTGGCCGGGCATCTGGGGTTAGGCAAGCTCATCGTACTTTATGATGACAACCGGGTCTCTCTTGCCGGATCAACGGGGCTGGCTTTTACGGAAGATGTGGGCAAGCGTTATGAAGCCTATGGCTGGCAGGTGCTGCGGGTTCCCGAGGGCAACCGCCCGGCGGCCATTGATGCGGCCCTGCAGCAGGCGCGGGCGGACGTGACGAGGCCCTCGATCCTCTTCGTGCAGACGACCATCGGCTACGGCGCTCCTCACAAACAGGGAACCGCGGATTCCCACGGTTCTCCCCTGGGCCAGGATGAACTGAATGCGGCCAAGGAAAATCTGGGCTGGCCGTTGGAGCCGACCTTCTTCGTACCCGGGGAAGTTACGGATTTTTACCGTTCGGCAGCCGAGCAGGGAAAAGTCAGAGAGGCGCAATGGCTTCAGAATTTTGAACATTATGGCCGTCAGTATCCGGAACTCGCGGCGGAGTTGCGCCGGGTGATGGCAGGCCAACTGCCGGACGACTGGGAAAAGGCGCTGCCCGTCTACGAAGATGGGGCTGCCGATGTGGCGACCCGCAAGGTCGGGGAAACGGTGATGCAGGCCCTTGCCCCTTGTATTCCGGAACTGATGGGAGGATCGGCGGATCTCAATCCATCCTGCTTCACCTGGCTCAAGGGGCTGGGGGATTTTCAGCGCCCCGGATTGTCTCCGGAGGGTGTGCAGGGCCGGGTTGGCGGATCGTGGGGCTATGAAGGCCGCAATGTCCATTACGGCGTCCGTGAGCATGCCATGGGTTCCATTGCCGTGGGGATGGCCCTCCACGGGGGCGTCGTTCCCTATACGGCCACCTTTCTGACCTTTGCCGATTACATGCGGCCGCCCATGCGCCTTTCCGCCCTCATGGGTCTGCGGGTCATCTATGTCTTTACCCATGACAGCATCGGCCTGGGCGAGGATGGTCCGACCCATCAGCCGATCGAACAGGTCATGAACCTGCGGGCCGTTCCCAACCTCACCGTGATCCGTCCCGCCGATGCCCATGAAACCGTGGAAGCCTGGCGGGAGGCACTCAGCAATTCGGAAGGTCCGACGGCCCTGATCTTTTCGCGCCAGAATCTGCCCGTGCTGGATCAAAAAAAGCTGGCCCCTGCAAAGGGTTTGCAGAAGGGCGGCTATATCCTCTGGGAGTCAGGAGAAGGAATCCCGGAGGTTCTTCTGATTGGGACGGGTTCCGAAGTTCCTCTGGTCCTCGAGGCCGGAAAGCGTCTGGCCGCGGAAGGCATTGCGGTGCGGGTGGTCTCGCTGCCCAGTTGGGAACTTTTTGACCGCCAGCCGGCCGCCTACCGGGAAGCTGTGCTGCCATCGGCCGTTCGTGTGCGGGTCGCCGTGGAAGCGGGCATCAAGCTGGGTTGGGAACACTACGTCGGGCTGGATGGAACCGTGATCGGAATGGACGGTTTCGGAGCCAGCGCACCGGCCAAAGTCCTCGTCGAAAAATTCGGCATGACCGTCGACAATGTGATGAAAGCGGCCAAAGCGCTCTTGCATGCCGGCGTCCTGTCTTAA
- a CDS encoding TerC family protein, with the protein MNLDWSTAFHIEWTMPFLLAMLNIVFINIILSGDNAVLIAMAVRGLNKEQRQKGIIFGTAAAVILRIILTFFVAMLLNVPYLKLIGGALILWIATKLFLGEEEGEGGESTATLAQAIKIIIIADLTMSLDNVLGVAGAAGGNMFLLLFGLGLSIPIIIFTSNLISTLMDKYPIIIVIGAAILGRVGGEMMITDPAVEELLHPNAVMEYAVQIVCIVGVVAVGKFLQKRKIAQAEKSGEIHRS; encoded by the coding sequence GTGAATTTAGATTGGTCAACCGCGTTTCACATTGAATGGACCATGCCCTTTTTACTGGCGATGTTGAACATCGTTTTTATCAACATCATCCTGTCCGGCGACAACGCTGTGCTCATTGCCATGGCGGTTCGCGGACTGAACAAGGAGCAGCGGCAAAAAGGCATTATTTTCGGAACGGCGGCTGCCGTTATCCTCAGGATTATCCTGACTTTCTTCGTTGCCATGCTGCTGAACGTACCCTATCTCAAGCTGATCGGCGGCGCCCTGATCCTCTGGATCGCCACCAAGCTGTTCCTCGGTGAAGAGGAAGGAGAGGGAGGGGAATCAACCGCGACCCTGGCGCAGGCAATCAAGATTATCATCATTGCCGATCTGACCATGTCGCTGGATAATGTCCTGGGGGTTGCCGGAGCTGCCGGGGGAAATATGTTCCTGTTGCTGTTCGGATTGGGCTTAAGTATCCCCATCATCATCTTTACCAGCAACCTCATTTCCACCCTGATGGACAAGTATCCCATCATCATCGTCATTGGCGCGGCCATTCTCGGTCGGGTCGGCGGTGAGATGATGATCACGGATCCCGCTGTCGAAGAGTTGCTGCATCCCAACGCTGTGATGGAATATGCTGTCCAGATTGTCTGCATTGTGGGTGTAGTCGCAGTGGGGAAATTCCTGCAGAAAAGGAAAATCGCCCAGGCGGAGAAATCCGGGGAAATTCATCGCTCCTGA
- a CDS encoding thioredoxin domain-containing protein encodes MGEQPVPESSFRNRLQFEKSPYLLQHAANPVDWYSWGEEAFEKARREDKPVFLSIGYSTCHWCHVMAHESFEDKEVARLLNERFVSIKVDREERPDIDKLYMTVCQLLTGGGGWPLTIVMTPERRPFYAATYIPRESRPGMMGMLALIPGLGEVWRRERGKVLESVEEIEKALQGMGPDSGGRGELPLETVLREAYDDLCRRFDSRYGGFGDAPKFPMAQHLFFLLRYWQRQGDSQALAMVEKTLTAMRQGGIYDALGFGFHRYSTDAQWRVPHFEKMLYDQALLALAYTEAFSATGQAFYEKTAREILTYVLRNMTAPEGGFYSAEDADTAGEEGAFYLWTAEELRQVLGPEEADLLIRIYALQAGGRPQVLSCSYPPADLAATLGIPEERLSAAMESAREKLFQHRRQRIKPLRDDKILTDWNGLMIAAMARAAFVFEDPVFLQAVRKAVSFILENLRDSRGRLLHRWRDGEAAMPANLDDYAFLLWGLIEAYEATFDATLLEAALSLEEELRAFFWDKENGGYYFTPEDGEPLLVRQKESYDGAIPSGNSVAMLNLLRLARLTGRGELEERAVATGQAFAASIRSLPAGHSQFLVALDFLAGPSAEVVIAGNPEGKDTREMLRELRRTFLPRTVVLLSPEGGGKESLLRVAEFAREMTPVNGRSTAYVCRNFSCQQPTTDPAEMMAWLHSV; translated from the coding sequence ATGGGAGAACAGCCTGTACCGGAAAGTTCCTTCCGGAACCGCCTGCAATTCGAGAAGAGTCCCTATCTGCTGCAGCATGCCGCCAATCCCGTGGACTGGTATTCCTGGGGAGAGGAGGCCTTTGAAAAAGCCCGACGGGAAGACAAACCGGTTTTCCTGTCCATCGGCTATTCCACCTGCCACTGGTGCCATGTGATGGCCCATGAGTCGTTCGAGGACAAAGAGGTCGCCCGGCTGCTCAATGAGCGTTTCGTTTCCATCAAGGTGGACCGGGAGGAGCGTCCCGATATCGACAAGCTTTACATGACCGTCTGCCAGCTCTTGACCGGAGGCGGCGGCTGGCCGTTGACGATTGTGATGACTCCCGAGCGCCGTCCTTTCTATGCTGCGACGTATATTCCCCGGGAAAGCCGGCCGGGGATGATGGGGATGCTTGCACTGATCCCCGGACTCGGCGAGGTTTGGCGCAGGGAGCGGGGCAAAGTGCTGGAATCCGTCGAAGAGATTGAAAAGGCCCTGCAGGGGATGGGGCCGGATTCCGGCGGTCGCGGGGAGCTTCCCCTGGAGACGGTTTTGCGGGAGGCCTATGACGATCTGTGCCGCCGCTTCGATTCCCGCTATGGCGGGTTTGGAGACGCCCCGAAGTTCCCCATGGCTCAGCATCTCTTCTTTCTTCTGCGCTACTGGCAGAGACAGGGAGATTCCCAGGCCCTGGCGATGGTGGAAAAAACCCTGACGGCGATGCGGCAGGGGGGGATCTATGATGCGCTCGGCTTCGGCTTTCATCGATACAGCACCGATGCCCAGTGGCGCGTCCCCCATTTCGAGAAGATGCTCTACGATCAGGCCCTTCTGGCCCTGGCCTATACCGAGGCCTTTTCGGCGACGGGGCAGGCGTTTTATGAAAAAACGGCGCGGGAGATCCTGACCTACGTGCTGAGGAACATGACCGCTCCGGAGGGCGGCTTCTACTCGGCAGAGGATGCCGATACCGCCGGAGAAGAGGGAGCCTTTTATCTCTGGACGGCGGAAGAGCTGCGGCAGGTCCTGGGACCGGAGGAGGCCGACTTGCTGATCCGGATCTATGCCCTTCAGGCCGGCGGCCGACCTCAGGTTCTCTCCTGTTCATACCCGCCGGCGGATCTGGCGGCGACACTGGGCATTCCGGAGGAGCGCCTTTCGGCAGCGATGGAATCCGCGCGGGAGAAGCTTTTTCAGCACCGCCGGCAGCGGATAAAACCTCTTCGGGACGACAAGATCCTCACTGACTGGAATGGATTGATGATTGCGGCGATGGCCCGGGCGGCTTTCGTCTTCGAAGACCCTGTCTTCCTCCAGGCGGTCCGCAAGGCCGTCTCCTTTATCCTGGAGAACCTGCGCGATTCCCGGGGGCGCCTGCTCCATCGCTGGCGGGACGGTGAGGCGGCCATGCCGGCGAACCTGGACGATTACGCCTTTCTTCTCTGGGGGCTGATCGAGGCCTACGAGGCGACCTTCGATGCCACCCTTCTGGAGGCCGCCCTTTCCCTGGAAGAGGAGCTGAGGGCTTTTTTCTGGGACAAGGAAAACGGCGGGTATTATTTTACTCCGGAAGACGGCGAACCGTTGCTCGTTCGCCAGAAGGAGAGTTACGACGGGGCCATTCCCTCGGGAAATTCCGTGGCCATGCTCAATCTGCTGCGCCTGGCCCGCCTGACGGGTCGGGGAGAACTGGAAGAGCGGGCCGTCGCGACGGGGCAGGCCTTTGCCGCTTCTATCCGCTCCCTGCCTGCGGGCCACTCCCAGTTTCTGGTTGCCCTGGATTTCCTGGCCGGTCCTTCCGCCGAGGTGGTCATTGCCGGAAACCCGGAAGGGAAGGATACCCGCGAAATGCTGCGGGAACTTCGCCGGACTTTTCTTCCCCGCACGGTTGTTCTCTTATCCCCGGAGGGTGGAGGAAAGGAGAGCCTTTTGAGGGTGGCGGAATTTGCGCGGGAGATGACTCCGGTCAATGGCCGGTCGACGGCCTATGTCTGCCGGAATTTTTCCTGCCAGCAACCCACAACGGACCCGGCGGAGATGATGGCCTGGCTCCATTCGGTTTGA